CGGATCGACGGATCCGGCCAGATCGGCGGCGGCGATCTCCAGCAGCAGTCCGCGATAGGCGGCACGAAGCGGGGTCACCGCGGTACTGCTATCCACTGTGGCCACCGGCAGTTCCGGGATTCCGCCTCCCGGTGAGGAGGTGGTCATCGCGCCGACGCTGTGCAACAGCTCGGCGCTGAATTCCCGGACACCGCGCTGCCGGATGTCGTCACCCGCCAGGCGACGCCAGTCGGCGGGGTGCGCGACCAGGTGGTCGGCCAGCGCGCTCGAATAGCCGATGGTGGCAAGGAGCCTGGCTCGCAGATCCGAGTCGGCCGACAACCGACCTTCGAGTTCCGTCCATTCCGCCGCGGACGACTCACGCAGCCGATCCACGGAGTGCAGGGCGAGATCGGGATCGGGCGTGCGGGAGAGGGTCTCCAGCACCGGTTCAGTCCCGGGCAGCGGACCGCTGTCCCCCCACCAGCCCGCCGCGCGGAGCTGGGCCTCGGCTCGTTCGACGTCGCTGAATCCGTACCGCGCGGGCGACGGCACCGCCCCGGAGCGTTGCCAGTTGGCTTGGGCCATGTCCGTACCGTAGTCCGAAACGACGGTCGGCGGGATCCCGGTGGTGGACTTCGCTCAGGCCAGCGGCAGGGAACGTGTGGTGGTTCGTTCCTCCGGGGGAGTGGCGGCGAGCTCGTAGAACCGCCGCGCCACCGGCTGCCAGGTCTCCGCGAGATCGGCGTGGAACTCACGGAGATGCTCGGCGTCGAACTGACCGGCCCGAGCCGCTCCCGCCAACTCCGGATCCGCGTCGACGAGACCACGTACCACTTCGGGGGTGGTCTCGACGTGGAACTGGAAGCCGTAGGCCCGCGCCCCGACTCGAAACGCCTGGTTCTCGCCCTTGGGTGAGGCGGCCAGCAGCTGAGCGGTCGGGGGCAGGGTACTGATCTCGTCCCGGTGGAACTGGAACACATCCGGGGTGAGCGGCAGCGGCCCGACGAGTACGTCCTCGGCCGCGGTGTCCCGCTTCGCCACCAGCAACGTCCCCGCTTCAGGGCCGTCGCGGCGGGTGGCGATCCGACCACCGGTCGCCATCGCCAGCAGCTGTGCCCCGAGACCGAGCGCCAGCACCGGGCTCCCGGCCGACGTGGCGGTGCTGAGCAGTTTCCGCACCGAACTCAGCCAGGGATGTTCGAGATCGGCTCCGGCGTTCGTCTCACCACCGAGTACCACCAGCCCGGCGTAGTCCTCCGCCGTCTCCGGGAGTTCCTCCCGATACGGATCGCGCACCTCCAGCTCGGCTCCGAGTTCGACGAACCAGTCCCCCAGCATGCCGAGCGGGAGGTTTTCGGACGGTTGCACCACGAGAATCCGCACTCCGGTCATAGCTGCCAGGATACGAACGGGAGCGATCCGAGTCACAGCCGGTGCAGCACGATCTCGTCGGTGTCGTGCACCGGCCGGAAACCGATGCGCCGGTATACGGAGTTCGAGGTGGGATTGGCCAGGTCCGCGAACAGCACGACCCGCTCCGCGCCCGCCGCGACGGCTCGCCGGGCAGCCGCCAACGTGACAGCCGCTCCGTATCCGTTACGGCGGAACCGCGCGGGGGTGTAGACGTGTCCGATCCGGGACATCCCGTACTTCGGCGTGCTGTGGAAGGCCATCGCCACCGGGCGGCCACCGGCGGACCAGAGCACCGGAATCCGACCGCTGTCCAAGAAGGACCGCAGTTCCCGCTCCGATGCGTCGGTACCGACTCCGACGTCCCCGGCGTCACGGGCGTATTCCGCTCGCCAGTTCGCCAGCCAGGGAAGATCGGAGTGGAAGAAAGCACGTTCTTCACCCACTACTTCGGTGGGGAATTCCGGGGTGTGCAATTCGTAGAGTCGCTGTCGTATCCGGAGTTCGCGGGTCGCTCCGGTAACGCGACACCATTCAGCCGCCAACCGATCGACCTGTTCGGTGGGGCCGAGCAGGGCTCCGGGATCCGGATCGTGTTCGCACAGCG
This portion of the Actinopolyspora lacussalsi genome encodes:
- a CDS encoding GMP synthase-like glutamine amidotransferase (product_source=COG0518; cath_funfam=3.40.50.880; cog=COG0518; pfam=PF00117; superfamily=52317) gives rise to the protein MTGVRILVVQPSENLPLGMLGDWFVELGAELEVRDPYREELPETAEDYAGLVVLGGETNAGADLEHPWLSSVRKLLSTATSAGSPVLALGLGAQLLAMATGGRIATRRDGPEAGTLLVAKRDTAAEDVLVGPLPLTPDVFQFHRDEISTLPPTAQLLAASPKGENQAFRVGARAYGFQFHVETTPEVVRGLVDADPELAGAARAGQFDAEHLREFHADLAETWQPVARRFYELAATPPEERTTTRSLPLA
- a CDS encoding ribosomal protein S18 acetylase RimI-like enzyme (product_source=COG0456; cog=COG0456; pfam=PF08445; superfamily=55729) — translated: MHVERHDSFASFRETAERLYRADPVRHTIPATVLAAARSYEAGPAPVLLTLHEERTVLGAYLRTPPFPAHVGALPETDAAELVAALCEHDPDPGALLGPTEQVDRLAAEWCRVTGATRELRIRQRLYELHTPEFPTEVVGEERAFFHSDLPWLANWRAEYARDAGDVGVGTDASERELRSFLDSGRIPVLWSAGGRPVAMAFHSTPKYGMSRIGHVYTPARFRRNGYGAAVTLAAARRAVAAGAERVVLFADLANPTSNSVYRRIGFRPVHDTDEIVLHRL